The Metabacillus litoralis genome contains a region encoding:
- a CDS encoding bifunctional GNAT family N-acetyltransferase/carbon-nitrogen hydrolase family protein — translation MSEKLDLSKFEKKMIIRNIEESDIDAIIKLQSKCFPGMEPWKREHLESHLDHFPEGQFCAEFEGKIIGSCSSLLLNFDEYDDRHTWDDITDNGYITNHDPDGYNMYGIEVMVHPDYRRMKIGHRLYEARKDLARRLNLKSIIIGGRIPNYYKYADELSPREYVQQVSLHKIYDPVLSFQLLNEFTLMRINPNYLSDDLASYQYATLMEWNNVDYQPNTKRFYKTSNPVRICVVQYMMKQIDSFEEFAKQVEYYTDVASDAGSDFAVFPEIFTTQLMSFLNERSPSKAIQRLTEFTEEYIELFTELAVRYNINIIGGSHVVEEEGRIYNIAYLFRRDGTIEKQYKLHITPNERKWWGISRGDQVKVFNTDCGKIAIQICYDIEFPELARIATDKGAKIIFTPFCTEDRQGYLRVRYCAQARAVENQIYTVIAGTVGNLPQTENMDIQYAQSAIFAPSDFEFARDGIVGECNPNIEMVIIGDVDLEILRRQRQSGTVNQLKDRRKDIYSITYKK, via the coding sequence ATGTCCGAAAAGCTAGATTTATCCAAATTCGAAAAGAAGATGATTATCCGAAATATTGAGGAAAGTGACATAGATGCGATCATCAAGCTTCAATCGAAGTGCTTTCCTGGGATGGAGCCTTGGAAGAGAGAACATTTAGAAAGTCACCTTGACCATTTTCCAGAGGGTCAATTCTGTGCTGAATTCGAAGGGAAAATCATCGGATCATGCTCAAGTTTATTATTGAATTTTGATGAATATGATGACCGACATACATGGGATGACATAACTGACAATGGTTATATCACGAACCATGATCCTGACGGCTATAATATGTATGGAATTGAAGTCATGGTACATCCCGATTACAGACGTATGAAAATTGGTCACCGCTTATATGAGGCAAGAAAAGATCTTGCAAGACGATTAAATTTAAAAAGTATTATTATTGGTGGTAGAATTCCTAATTATTATAAATATGCTGATGAGCTTTCACCAAGAGAATATGTTCAGCAAGTTTCCTTACATAAAATTTACGACCCTGTTTTGTCTTTTCAGTTATTAAACGAATTTACACTTATGAGGATTAACCCAAATTACTTATCAGATGATTTGGCTTCATACCAATACGCAACTTTAATGGAATGGAATAATGTTGATTATCAACCGAATACAAAACGTTTTTATAAAACGTCAAACCCTGTCCGGATTTGTGTTGTCCAATATATGATGAAGCAGATAGATTCTTTTGAAGAATTTGCTAAGCAAGTGGAATATTACACAGATGTAGCATCAGATGCCGGCTCAGATTTTGCTGTGTTCCCTGAAATATTCACCACTCAACTTATGTCTTTCCTAAATGAACGATCACCTAGTAAAGCGATTCAACGGTTAACAGAGTTTACAGAAGAGTATATTGAATTATTTACTGAACTGGCTGTCAGGTACAATATAAACATTATCGGCGGATCACATGTAGTTGAAGAAGAAGGGCGAATTTATAATATTGCTTATCTTTTTAGACGTGATGGAACCATTGAAAAGCAATATAAGCTTCACATTACCCCAAACGAAAGGAAATGGTGGGGAATTAGTCGTGGAGATCAGGTTAAAGTCTTTAACACAGATTGTGGGAAAATTGCCATACAAATCTGCTATGATATTGAATTCCCTGAGTTAGCAAGAATTGCCACAGACAAAGGGGCAAAAATCATCTTTACCCCGTTCTGTACAGAAGATCGTCAAGGATACTTGCGAGTACGTTACTGTGCCCAAGCACGTGCGGTGGAAAATCAAATTTACACAGTTATTGCAGGAACAGTAGGAAATCTTCCCCAAACTGAAAACATGGACATTCAATATGCACAATCTGCTATCTTTGCACCTTCTGACTTTGAATTTGCTCGTGACGGAATTGTTGGTGAATGTAACCCAAATATTGAAATGGTCATTATCGGTGATGTTGACCTTGAAATATTAAGACGTCAACGCCAATCAGGAACAGTTAATCAATTAAAAGATAGAAGAAAAGATATTTATTCGATTACTTATAAGAAGTAA
- a CDS encoding phospho-sugar mutase yields MSWEQNYQRWNNKQDLDSELKNLLISMEGNEKALEDCFYKDLEFGTGGMRGEIGPGTNRMNIYTVRKASEGLATYIETFGEEAKKRGVAIAYDSRHKSPEFAMEAAKTLASHGIQTYVFEELRPTPELSFAVRHLHAFSGIVVTASHNPPEYNGYKVYGEDGGQLPPAAADTVISYVNKVEDELLINVKDEDELKAQGLIKMLGEEIDQAYTEKLTTISVNPELSKEVDVKVVFTPLHGTANKPVRSGLKALGYQNVTVVKEQELPDPNFSTVKSPNPEEHDAFTLAIRDGESIDADVLIGTDPDADRLGVAVKNNEGQYVVLTGNQTGALLLHYLLSQKKDKGILPSNGVVLKTIVTSEIGRDIASSFGLDTIDTLTGFKFIGEKINEYERTGQYEFQFGYEESYGYLIGDFARDKDAVQAALLSVEVAAFYKKKGLTLYQGLLEIFKEYGYYKEGLQSLTLKGKEGAEQIQSILQSFRTNPPTEVAGKKIVTIEDYKSSERQKVTAGTTEKINLPGSNVLKYILEDNSWFCVRPSGTEPKAKFYFGVKCETLEQSEQQLAALEAGVMEKVNDLIATLSK; encoded by the coding sequence ATGAGCTGGGAACAAAACTATCAACGTTGGAATAATAAACAAGACTTAGATTCAGAACTGAAAAATCTTTTAATTAGTATGGAAGGTAATGAAAAGGCTTTAGAAGACTGCTTTTATAAAGATTTAGAATTTGGTACAGGCGGTATGCGTGGTGAAATTGGACCAGGTACAAACCGTATGAACATATATACAGTGCGTAAAGCATCTGAAGGTTTAGCAACTTACATAGAAACATTTGGTGAGGAGGCAAAAAAACGAGGTGTAGCGATTGCTTACGACTCTCGTCATAAGTCACCAGAATTTGCAATGGAGGCTGCAAAAACATTAGCTTCTCATGGTATTCAAACATATGTATTTGAAGAATTGCGTCCAACTCCTGAGCTTTCATTTGCGGTTCGCCATTTACATGCTTTTTCAGGAATCGTTGTTACAGCCAGTCACAATCCTCCAGAATATAACGGATATAAAGTGTATGGAGAAGATGGAGGCCAATTACCACCGGCTGCAGCAGATACAGTTATTTCATATGTAAATAAAGTGGAAGATGAATTACTCATAAATGTAAAAGATGAAGACGAGTTAAAAGCACAAGGTCTAATCAAAATGCTTGGTGAAGAAATAGACCAAGCTTATACAGAAAAATTAACGACTATCTCTGTCAATCCAGAGCTTTCTAAAGAAGTAGATGTGAAGGTTGTGTTCACACCATTACATGGAACGGCTAATAAGCCGGTTAGAAGCGGTTTGAAGGCACTAGGATATCAAAATGTGACAGTTGTTAAGGAGCAGGAATTACCAGATCCAAACTTTTCGACTGTTAAATCTCCAAATCCAGAGGAGCATGATGCCTTTACTTTAGCTATTAGAGACGGTGAATCCATCGATGCTGATGTGTTAATTGGGACAGACCCAGATGCAGATCGCCTTGGGGTTGCTGTGAAAAATAATGAAGGACAATATGTTGTGCTTACCGGAAATCAAACGGGTGCATTGCTTTTACATTATTTACTTTCTCAGAAAAAAGACAAGGGAATACTTCCAAGTAACGGGGTTGTGTTGAAAACAATTGTTACTTCGGAAATTGGTCGCGATATTGCGAGTTCTTTCGGGCTTGATACAATTGATACTTTGACAGGCTTTAAATTCATTGGAGAAAAAATAAATGAATATGAGCGAACAGGTCAATATGAATTTCAATTTGGCTATGAAGAAAGCTATGGCTATTTAATTGGTGATTTTGCACGTGATAAAGATGCAGTGCAGGCAGCGTTATTATCTGTTGAGGTTGCTGCTTTCTATAAGAAAAAGGGTCTAACTTTGTATCAAGGGCTATTAGAAATTTTCAAAGAATATGGCTATTACAAAGAAGGCTTACAATCACTTACATTAAAAGGAAAAGAAGGAGCAGAGCAGATTCAAAGTATCCTTCAATCGTTTAGAACCAATCCTCCAACTGAAGTTGCTGGTAAGAAGATTGTTACTATTGAGGATTATAAATCAAGTGAACGTCAAAAAGTAACTGCTGGTACAACAGAAAAAATTAACTTACCAGGATCAAACGTATTAAAGTACATTCTTGAGGATAACTCTTGGTTCTGTGTTCGTCCATCTGGTACTGAGCCAAAAGCAAAATTCTACTTCGGGGTTAAGTGTGAAACACTTGAGCAAAGTGAACAGCAATTAGCGGCTCTAGAAGCTGGTGTTATGGAAAAAGTAAATGATTTAATTGCTACTCTTAGTAAGTAG
- a CDS encoding GAF domain-containing sensor histidine kinase, with product MRGKDNRIHELNTLKTIAEKLNEATDVGEMLSDVLRELLHVTELPTGWIFLIDEKGQYELAADYALPAGLTWEQKKPMCQGGCWCLDQYQDGRLKKAVNIITCKRIEEAIEQKWGDTMEITHHATVPLRAGNEKFGVLNVASPHKKKFTDEELALLESVAFQIGTAMKRIQLVEKERSHALTKERNRLAQDLHDSVNQLLFSIMLTARGTKEMTEQEDVKEMLTYMQELSQEALTEMKGLIWQLRPQGLENGITAALFNYANVLGLKMECNIEGVCTLPNHIEEELWRVGQEALNNCKKHAETNEIRFELSKTESSVMMVFEDNGRGFHYDENHSIPSLGLKGMRERVIRLKGNFSLQSILGVGTKIEIIIPLK from the coding sequence ATGAGGGGAAAAGATAATCGAATCCATGAGTTAAATACATTAAAAACAATTGCAGAGAAACTAAACGAAGCAACAGATGTTGGGGAAATGTTGAGCGACGTGTTAAGAGAGTTACTCCATGTGACAGAGCTACCGACCGGGTGGATCTTTTTAATAGATGAAAAAGGCCAATACGAATTAGCAGCTGATTATGCGTTGCCTGCCGGATTGACATGGGAGCAAAAGAAACCGATGTGTCAGGGAGGCTGCTGGTGTCTTGATCAGTATCAGGATGGGCGGCTGAAGAAAGCTGTTAATATCATCACATGTAAGCGAATTGAGGAAGCGATAGAACAAAAATGGGGAGATACGATGGAAATTACACATCATGCAACCGTTCCTTTACGGGCAGGAAACGAAAAATTTGGTGTTCTAAATGTAGCCTCTCCTCATAAAAAGAAGTTTACAGATGAAGAGCTGGCATTGTTGGAGTCAGTTGCGTTTCAAATTGGTACAGCAATGAAACGAATACAGCTTGTTGAAAAAGAAAGATCTCATGCATTAACTAAAGAGAGAAATAGACTTGCTCAAGATTTACATGATTCAGTAAATCAGCTGTTATTTTCAATTATGTTAACAGCACGTGGAACAAAAGAGATGACGGAGCAAGAAGATGTAAAGGAAATGCTGACCTATATGCAGGAGCTTTCTCAAGAAGCTTTAACAGAGATGAAAGGCCTCATCTGGCAACTTAGACCTCAGGGATTAGAGAATGGCATAACAGCTGCATTATTCAATTATGCAAATGTACTTGGGCTAAAAATGGAATGTAATATAGAAGGTGTTTGTACACTACCAAATCATATAGAAGAAGAGCTATGGAGAGTCGGACAGGAGGCTTTAAATAACTGTAAAAAGCATGCTGAAACCAATGAAATCCGCTTTGAATTAAGTAAAACAGAATCTAGTGTCATGATGGTATTTGAGGATAACGGAAGAGGTTTTCATTACGATGAGAACCATTCAATTCCCTCATTAGGGCTAAAAGGAATGAGAGAGCGAGTCATACGGTTAAAAGGGAATTTTTCATTACAAAGTATACTAGGCGTTGGCACGAAAATTGAAATAATTATTCCGTTAAAATGA
- a CDS encoding response regulator translates to MTKIKVVIADDHHVVRRGLLFFLKTQQDIEVIGEAKNGQEAVDMVSKLNPDVVLMDLSMPIMDGVMATKAIREAENEVKIIILTSYADQDHVIPAIRAGASGYQLKDIEPDELVQTIRDVLKGESKLHPKVTSHVMTHLSGQNSNQQTKLDELTRREKEVLNELAKGKSNKEIASALYITEKTVKTHISNILSKLQLSDRTQAAIYAVKNGYLKE, encoded by the coding sequence ATGACGAAAATAAAAGTTGTTATTGCAGATGATCATCATGTGGTTCGAAGAGGATTGCTCTTTTTTCTTAAAACGCAACAAGATATAGAGGTAATAGGTGAGGCGAAAAATGGTCAGGAAGCGGTGGACATGGTGTCAAAGTTAAATCCTGATGTTGTTTTAATGGACCTATCCATGCCGATTATGGATGGAGTCATGGCAACGAAAGCAATTAGAGAGGCCGAAAATGAAGTTAAAATTATTATTCTGACTAGCTATGCAGATCAAGATCATGTTATTCCTGCTATTCGCGCTGGAGCATCTGGTTATCAATTAAAAGACATTGAGCCAGATGAACTTGTTCAAACAATACGAGATGTATTAAAAGGTGAAAGCAAGTTGCACCCAAAGGTAACGTCACATGTTATGACACATCTCTCCGGGCAAAATTCAAATCAACAAACAAAGCTCGATGAATTAACAAGAAGAGAGAAGGAAGTTTTAAACGAGCTTGCTAAAGGGAAAAGCAATAAAGAAATAGCCAGTGCTTTGTATATTACCGAAAAAACAGTTAAAACGCATATATCAAATATTCTCTCAAAGTTACAGCTTTCTGATCGGACTCAAGCAGCGATTTATGCTGTGAAAAATGGATACTTAAAGGAGTAG
- a CDS encoding NADPH-dependent FMN reductase — translation MNILVLNGGPRKTGRTKMAAAFIDRTYNANHFDLSERELPLFNGDETRAHLQVIQELKKSVTDADAVVLLSPEYHNGMSGALKNALDFLSSEQFAHKPVAIISVAGGGKGGINALNNMRTVMRGVYAHVIPKQVVLDPDCFDYDQKGLVNESAALVHSLIEELTLYTKAFHKK, via the coding sequence ATGAATATCTTAGTTTTAAATGGCGGGCCTAGAAAAACTGGAAGAACGAAAATGGCTGCAGCCTTTATAGATAGAACATACAATGCCAATCATTTTGACTTAAGTGAACGAGAACTGCCTCTATTCAATGGAGATGAAACTCGGGCTCACCTTCAAGTGATTCAGGAATTAAAGAAATCTGTTACTGACGCAGATGCTGTTGTACTATTATCACCAGAGTATCATAATGGAATGAGCGGGGCTTTGAAAAATGCTCTGGATTTTTTAAGTAGTGAACAGTTTGCACATAAGCCTGTTGCGATCATATCAGTTGCCGGTGGGGGAAAAGGTGGAATCAACGCTCTAAATAACATGAGAACAGTGATGAGAGGTGTCTATGCTCATGTTATTCCAAAACAAGTGGTCCTTGACCCTGATTGTTTTGACTATGATCAAAAAGGATTGGTTAATGAATCAGCTGCACTTGTTCATTCATTAATTGAAGAATTAACGTTATACACAAAGGCATTTCATAAAAAATAG
- a CDS encoding YhdB family protein, with translation MNNVDYDKALYYTHRSQWDNLLILMVRTKDDFLSKKIEHFLHAYNFEHDYTEVEKQLYSLLRYIDHAVEEEPELEFLQ, from the coding sequence ATGAACAATGTAGATTATGACAAAGCATTGTATTACACACATCGTTCACAATGGGATAACTTGCTTATTCTTATGGTCCGTACAAAAGATGATTTTTTATCAAAAAAAATTGAGCATTTTCTACATGCCTATAATTTTGAACATGATTATACAGAAGTTGAAAAACAGCTTTATTCATTGTTAAGATATATTGATCACGCTGTAGAGGAAGAACCTGAATTAGAATTTTTACAATAA
- a CDS encoding M14 family metallopeptidase produces the protein MTKKVIIFLVVFLIVQDVKAEEPEMYTYKTMKTNMLELSKRYELEVKEFGQSEFGRDLLAIKVGKGKRSILITGSHHGREWMSTHIIMKMIKEYASAYQHKQTLFGHNLNILDDVSIWFVPMVNPDGVTIQQQGIDHFPFLLQEIYVDMNEGENNFLRWKANALGVDLNRQYPAGWEKIKGDTAYASYSHYKGEKPLEAKETRALVDFTEKIQPLTSAAYHTSGRELYWYYYNELSHLQRDYQLVDIIAEKTGYKVSYPPYNAIGGGYTDWFIQSYQRPALTIELSYPVEETNPPLSVLPEEWKRNKEVGFIICKFAKEELLEKE, from the coding sequence ATGACGAAGAAAGTAATCATCTTTTTGGTTGTTTTCCTTATCGTACAGGATGTAAAAGCCGAAGAGCCTGAAATGTATACATATAAAACAATGAAAACGAACATGTTAGAGCTTTCTAAACGATATGAGTTAGAAGTGAAAGAATTTGGACAATCGGAGTTTGGACGAGACCTCCTTGCCATAAAAGTAGGTAAAGGAAAGAGGTCAATCTTAATAACAGGAAGTCACCACGGTCGTGAGTGGATGTCAACACATATCATCATGAAAATGATTAAGGAATATGCAAGTGCTTATCAACATAAGCAAACATTATTTGGGCATAACCTGAATATATTGGATGATGTATCAATATGGTTTGTCCCGATGGTTAACCCAGATGGAGTGACCATACAGCAGCAGGGAATTGATCACTTTCCATTTCTTCTTCAGGAAATATACGTAGATATGAATGAGGGGGAAAATAACTTTTTAAGGTGGAAAGCCAATGCCCTTGGAGTAGACTTAAATAGACAATATCCTGCTGGATGGGAGAAGATTAAAGGTGATACAGCTTATGCATCATATTCTCATTACAAAGGAGAAAAACCTTTAGAAGCAAAAGAGACTAGGGCACTAGTGGATTTTACCGAAAAAATTCAGCCGCTTACATCGGCTGCTTACCATACTTCTGGACGTGAACTTTATTGGTACTATTATAATGAGTTAAGCCATCTTCAAAGAGATTATCAATTAGTCGATATAATTGCCGAAAAAACAGGCTATAAAGTTTCTTATCCACCTTATAATGCAATTGGTGGTGGATATACAGATTGGTTTATTCAATCATACCAAAGACCTGCACTAACGATTGAACTTAGTTACCCAGTTGAAGAAACAAATCCTCCATTATCAGTGTTGCCTGAGGAATGGAAACGGAACAAAGAAGTAGGATTCATCATATGTAAATTTGCCAAAGAAGAACTGTTGGAAAAAGAATAA
- a CDS encoding DUF3889 domain-containing protein, with protein MKKNSLSKLLITFVALFIVLSAGMKAYGEPNPDETDYKKWSRIAVSSVKEKYPDAELTDYKYVGRKEVNEKETRDTFHIKCTQQNRSFIVKADVVFNPTTGKLITVNIEELREGGL; from the coding sequence ATGAAAAAAAATTCTCTATCTAAACTTTTAATTACATTTGTAGCGCTATTCATTGTACTATCAGCAGGAATGAAAGCATATGGTGAACCAAATCCAGATGAGACTGACTATAAAAAATGGAGTCGAATTGCGGTTTCCTCGGTCAAAGAAAAATACCCTGATGCTGAACTAACGGATTATAAGTATGTAGGCCGGAAGGAAGTTAACGAAAAAGAAACAAGGGATACATTTCATATTAAATGTACTCAACAAAATAGATCATTTATTGTAAAGGCTGATGTTGTGTTCAATCCAACAACTGGAAAGCTTATTACTGTTAATATAGAAGAACTTAGAGAAGGTGGACTTTAA
- a CDS encoding RrF2 family transcriptional regulator, protein MRLTLYTDYSLRVLVYLATKPKEELSNIKEIAEIYNISKNHLMKVTYELGKMNVIETIRGRNGGIRLAKAPEEINIGEIVRKTEEDFHLVECFDKENNQCVISPACGLKHVLNKALQAYLEVLDQYTLADVAKNQSALLHYFSLNK, encoded by the coding sequence ATGCGCTTAACTCTTTACACAGATTACTCATTAAGAGTCCTAGTATATTTAGCAACAAAACCGAAGGAAGAACTCTCTAACATAAAAGAAATTGCAGAGATTTATAATATTTCTAAAAACCATTTAATGAAGGTAACATATGAGCTCGGAAAAATGAATGTGATTGAAACGATTCGCGGCAGAAATGGTGGAATTCGGTTAGCAAAGGCTCCTGAGGAAATAAACATAGGTGAAATTGTCCGCAAAACGGAGGAAGATTTTCATCTTGTTGAATGCTTTGATAAAGAAAATAATCAATGTGTTATTTCACCAGCCTGCGGACTTAAACATGTTTTAAATAAAGCACTTCAAGCATACTTGGAAGTATTGGATCAATATACTTTGGCAGATGTTGCCAAAAATCAGTCAGCTCTGTTACATTACTTTTCATTAAATAAATAA
- the hmpA gene encoding NO-inducible flavohemoprotein, whose product MLSNKTIEIVKSTAPVLAERGTEITTHFYKSLFKDYPELLNIFNHANQKQGRQQAALANTVYAAATYIDQLEVLLPAVKQIAHKHRSLNVKKEHYPIVGEYLLKAIKEVLGDAATPDIIEAWGEAYQVIAQVFIDVEQEMYDQAKEEAWDEFKPFRVVNKVKESSLITSFYLEPVDGSKVPNFIPGQYVTVRLSIPGEKYLFNRQYSLSDAPGKNTFRISVKRERDHVKEDGMVSNYLHDFVNVNDEIELTAPAGDFVLENQKHQHVHFISGGVGITPMMSMLNYLADSQAEREITFIHAAKNGEVHAFAEETQKSIQSLANAKECIIYETPNELDRKNQNFIAEGYLNAELLNKLIDKNGAFYICGPVAFMKNVIGYLEDLGVKTENIHYEFFGPSVSLKDYQNA is encoded by the coding sequence ATGTTATCCAATAAAACGATAGAAATCGTTAAATCAACAGCACCTGTTCTAGCTGAACGAGGAACAGAAATTACTACACATTTTTATAAGAGTTTATTTAAAGATTATCCTGAGCTATTAAATATTTTTAACCATGCAAATCAAAAGCAAGGAAGACAGCAAGCCGCTCTAGCAAATACAGTATACGCAGCAGCTACATATATCGATCAATTAGAAGTACTTTTACCAGCTGTAAAGCAAATTGCTCATAAACATAGAAGCTTAAATGTAAAGAAGGAACATTATCCAATCGTAGGAGAATATTTATTAAAGGCAATCAAAGAGGTGTTAGGAGATGCTGCTACCCCAGATATAATTGAGGCATGGGGAGAAGCTTATCAAGTGATAGCTCAAGTATTTATTGATGTAGAGCAGGAAATGTATGATCAAGCAAAAGAAGAAGCATGGGATGAATTCAAACCATTCCGTGTTGTAAATAAAGTGAAGGAAAGCTCACTTATTACCTCTTTTTACTTAGAGCCAGTTGATGGTTCAAAGGTTCCGAATTTTATTCCAGGGCAATATGTGACAGTCCGCCTTTCTATCCCAGGTGAGAAATATCTATTTAACAGACAATACAGCTTATCCGATGCACCTGGTAAAAATACTTTTAGAATTTCTGTTAAAAGAGAAAGAGATCATGTTAAAGAAGATGGCATGGTATCCAATTATCTGCATGATTTCGTAAATGTGAATGATGAAATTGAATTAACAGCCCCAGCAGGTGATTTTGTGCTGGAAAATCAAAAGCATCAGCATGTTCATTTCATTAGTGGTGGCGTCGGGATTACTCCAATGATGAGTATGCTAAACTATCTAGCTGATTCTCAGGCTGAAAGAGAAATAACATTTATACATGCAGCAAAAAATGGGGAAGTGCATGCATTTGCTGAAGAAACACAAAAAAGTATTCAATCTCTAGCCAATGCGAAGGAATGTATTATTTACGAAACACCGAATGAGCTAGACCGTAAGAATCAAAACTTTATAGCAGAAGGCTATCTTAATGCAGAACTGCTGAATAAACTTATCGATAAAAATGGAGCTTTTTATATCTGTGGGCCGGTAGCCTTCATGAAAAATGTGATTGGATATCTTGAAGATCTTGGTGTAAAAACAGAAAATATCCATTATGAATTCTTTGGTCCTTCTGTTAGTTTAAAGGATTATCAGAATGCTTAA
- a CDS encoding SpoVR family protein — MKETDQKALEYAISEITEIAKGFGLDFYPMRYEICPADIIYTFGAYGMPTRFSHWSFGKQFHKMKLQYDLGLSKIYELVINSDPCYAFLLDTNSLIQNKLIVAHVLAHCDFFKNNSRFSNTKREMVESMSATAERIKQYEILYGRHEVETFLDAVLSIQEHIDPSLVRPKLSWTIDDIEFDETEEDKAATPYDDLWNLDKKQEKKIVSKKKRKKLPPSPEKDILLFIEEYSRELEDWQRDILTMMREEMLYFWPQLETKIMNEGWASYWHQRIIREMDLTSDEAVEFAKLNAGVVQPSKTSINPYYLGLKIFEDIEERYNNPTEEMKMFGAKPGSGREKMFEVREVESDISFIRNYLTKDLVLREDMYLFQKQGRDYKIVDKEWEGVRDQLVSMRVNGGFPYITVNDGDYLKNNELYLKHWFEDIELDLKYLEKVLPYVYQLWGRPVHMESVLEGKAVLFSYDGKSVSRKYL, encoded by the coding sequence ATGAAAGAAACTGATCAAAAGGCCCTGGAATATGCAATTTCAGAAATTACCGAGATTGCTAAAGGCTTTGGACTTGATTTTTATCCAATGAGATATGAAATTTGTCCTGCTGATATTATTTATACATTTGGTGCTTACGGTATGCCAACGAGATTTTCACACTGGAGCTTTGGTAAGCAATTTCATAAAATGAAGCTTCAATATGACTTAGGATTAAGTAAAATCTATGAGCTTGTCATAAACTCAGACCCATGCTATGCCTTCCTATTAGATACGAACTCCCTTATTCAGAATAAGTTAATTGTTGCCCACGTTTTAGCTCATTGTGACTTCTTTAAAAATAATTCTCGATTTAGCAATACAAAAAGGGAAATGGTTGAGAGTATGTCAGCCACTGCAGAACGAATTAAACAATACGAAATTTTATACGGTAGACATGAGGTTGAGACATTTTTAGATGCCGTTCTTTCCATCCAGGAGCATATTGATCCTTCACTTGTTCGGCCGAAACTCTCGTGGACAATTGATGATATTGAATTTGATGAGACGGAAGAGGATAAAGCAGCAACACCTTATGATGACCTATGGAATCTTGATAAAAAGCAAGAGAAAAAGATTGTCTCTAAAAAGAAAAGAAAGAAGCTTCCGCCATCTCCCGAAAAAGACATTCTTTTATTCATTGAAGAATATAGCCGGGAGTTAGAAGATTGGCAGCGTGATATTTTAACAATGATGCGTGAAGAAATGCTTTATTTTTGGCCTCAATTAGAAACGAAAATCATGAACGAAGGCTGGGCTTCGTATTGGCATCAGCGTATTATCCGAGAGATGGATCTTACTTCAGATGAAGCAGTTGAGTTCGCTAAGCTAAATGCTGGTGTTGTACAGCCATCAAAAACGAGTATTAATCCATATTATCTTGGTTTAAAAATCTTTGAAGATATAGAAGAACGCTATAATAATCCAACAGAAGAAATGAAAATGTTTGGTGCAAAGCCAGGCTCAGGTCGAGAAAAAATGTTTGAGGTTCGTGAAGTAGAATCAGATATCTCCTTTATCCGCAATTACTTAACAAAGGATCTCGTGTTAAGAGAAGATATGTATCTTTTCCAAAAGCAAGGACGCGATTATAAAATTGTTGATAAAGAGTGGGAAGGAGTCCGTGATCAACTAGTTAGTATGCGGGTGAACGGCGGATTCCCTTATATTACAGTTAACGATGGAGATTACTTAAAAAACAACGAACTTTACCTAAAGCATTGGTTTGAGGATATTGAGCTTGATTTAAAATATCTAGAGAAAGTTCTTCCATATGTATACCAGCTTTGGGGTAGACCAGTGCATATGGAAAGTGTTTTAGAAGGAAAAGCTGTATTGTTTTCTTATGATGGGAAGAGTGTGTCGAGGAAGTATCTATAG